The genomic interval CTGAAAACATTTTGCCTTCAGCCCTTGTCGAGGAAGCTAATAATACCATGCAAGATGTTGCAAATGGTGATAGTACTTTGGTGGACGGTGGGTGgaatttttatatttctatgGATATATATTTTGCCTATCATTTCCTCATTTGTCTCTCTAATGATCTTTGGCTGATATTATATTTCAGGAGGTATTGGCACTGGAAGTGATGTTGATATTGGTGGTGGATACCATGGCGCATTTCAGCATGATGTCAATATAAATAGACAAAAGTTAGATTCTTCTTTCACCAGCCATTCTTTTGTTGACAAAATTGGTTCTGCTGATTCCAACGTTAGTTCCAAGCTGTCTAACAATCAAGGTTCTCAACATATTTTGCCTTTTACCGAGGACAATCATAATGGGAACACCATCAATGTGGCGAACGGGTTGGACAAGGATGTCTTACCTGAAGATTTATGCTTGTGTTACCTCGATCCTCAAGGAATGACCCAGGGACCATATCTGGGTGTTGACATCATCTCATGGTTTGAGCAAGGTTTCTTTGGAACAGACTTGCCAGTTCGCCTGGCAGATGCACCTGAAGGAACTCCTTTTCAAGATTTGGGTGAGGTCATGCCACATTTGAAAGCATGGGATGGACAAGAATATACTTTTAATAAAAACGTTGAGCTAGAAGAATCTGGAGCTTTTGGAGTAACTTTGGGGAAATTACCTTCTGCCCCTGCTTCTGGAATCACTGAGTCATCTATTGGAAACGAATCCAGCCCACCATTGGCTGATTTCAACAGCCTCCCAGATGAGCTTGTTCAGTTGAGAATATCCGAGGCTGAAGATCCAAAACTCCCACATTTCAAGGGTCAAACCTTTCATAGTTTTGATGGGCGAGATGAAGGTAACTTTTGCGATTTATTGCATCTGTGGGTTTTTCTTTGTATTTCATTCTAATAACTCTCTGGTTTCTAGAAATTTTGTTTCCAGGAAGACCAATGAACACTGGCTATCCTACTGCAAAATCATCTGTGAACCCTCATGATCCTTTGGAAAGTTCTGGCGTCCACATCCCTCCCTTCCCTGAATTCACAGAACCTGGCTTGCGTAATCAAACTGAAACTAAGTTGCATCCTTTGGGCTTGCTATGGTCTGAGCTGGAAGGTGCTCAAACGAGCTATGCACAGTCATCTAGTGTGTCTTCTAGCATGGGCAGGACTTCTTCTTTTGGTGGTATGGCTGATCCAGGTCTTGTTGCTGACTCTTGGTCTGATGTTTATGGGAAAAATCAACCTTCTGATACCAACCTGTATCAAGATATGATGACTGCTCACAATTTGTCACGCATGGAACATGAACCCAGCAATCTTGATTTAGCCGACCAGCTGATGTCACAACAGTTACAGCAACAAAAACTCCAACAGAGGAATGTGTTACCTAATTTTTCCCAGTTAAATGACTCAGTTTTAGAGCATTTGCAAAATCAAAATCTTATTCACCCCCAGCAATTGGCCAACCTTTCTGCATCAGAACTAGATCATATTATGAAGACGCTTCAGCTGCAACAACATCGGCAGCTTCAGCtccagcagcagcagcagcagcaataTCAAATGCAGCAACAACAATTTCATCAGAAGCAAAAGCTTTTGCAGGAACAACAAACTCATGCGCGACAGTTGATTCTCGAACAGTTTttgcataatcaaatgcatGAACCTGGTTTTGGACAGCCACATCTTGATCCTGTGAGAGCCAATAATGTTCTAGATCAAGTATTTTTAGAGCAGCACCTTTTAAATCAACTGCAACAACAGTCTCATCACACTCCTAGGCATGTAGATCCTACTCTAGAGCAGCTATTTCAAGCCAAGTTTGGTCAGACCTCACAACAAGAACATCAAAGATATTTATTTGACGCACTTTCCCGTGCACAGCATGAACAGCGGCAATCTTTGGAGCAACAGATGCTTCAGCAGGAGCTGCAAGCTAGGCAGATGTCGATGGGATTGAGGCAGCGAACAAGTATGGAAGAAGAGAGGCATGTCAATTCAGTTTGGCCAGCGGATGAATCCAATCAGTTCTTCAGGGCCCATGCTGGTAGTCACCGAGCTCACTCTTCTGGATTTAGTCCTTTAGACATTTATCAGCGGCAACAAAGGGCAACTCATGAAGAGCAGGTCAACCATCTTGAGCGGAATCTTTCTGTTCAGGAGCGACTTCAACAAGGGATATTTGAGCCTGGCTCACTGCCATTTGAGCGGTCAATGTCCTATCCTCAGGGTGCTTCAGGGATGAATTTGGATGTTGTAAATGCCATGGCTCATGCTCATGGTCTGGATATGCACGAGTCAAGTGCACGAATGAAATCTTCTAATCAAGTGGGACCATTTCCTTCCAGTGTTCATGGTGTTGGTCCTCAACACCCTTTAGTTCCTAATCAATTTCAAGTTCCACATATGGATGGAACTGAGAACCGATGGTCTGAAAAGAATGAGCAGCTAGAAAATGACTTTGTCGATTCTCGGTTTCAACAGTCTTATATCTCTGCAGAGCGACATAATAGGGAGTCTGAAGTTAAAATGACTTCTGAGGATTCTTCTTTATGGATGTCAAATGATGAGAAGTCAAAGAGATTATTGATGGATTTACTCAATCAGAAATCAGGCAATTATATTACTGAAGATGCGGGTAAAGAAACATCCTTTGAGAGAAAGGTTTTAGGCAACCAATATGCCAGGTCAAGCTCATCAGAACTATCTTTCACTTCGCCTCCTGATCGAGAAGCTAAATTAAATAGTTCATTTGGGGTGGGAATATATGGTTCAAGTCGAAGTGAACCAGCACAAGAAGAGAGCACTGATTCTGGAGTATCCTCTCTGCACAAACAGCAACTTGAGTTGCGAGGATTGAAAAGTGAGGGTATGATGAAAGGTCGGGAATTTGAGCCCCCACAAAGGATGGTGGAGCAAGCAGGCTTGGAAGCTCTAGATCACGAGAGGTCAATGAATGCCACGAGTAGGCATTCCTCCCTTGGGGTTACAGGTAATTTGATTTTCTTTTCCCTGCGGGTGGAACTGGTCATTTATTTTCATTGCTTCTCTGTTAGCCCCTGCATATACTTTTGTGAGcctcaatattatttttatacatttcaGTTGGAAGTGCCGGCACTTATGATAACAAGTTTGGACCTTCTAATGCATTTTTGGACGATGCTGCAAAAGATAGGTAAGTTTGTATAGGGTATATGTAAAGGTTTGAGTATTGCTTTAAAATGCAGCACAAATAGTACCTGAAATGGAGCCGCCTGATTATTTTGATTGACATCTTTTATACAGACATTTGGTGTAATTAATTGTGAAATTATTAGTAATCATGATTACACATTGGAGCATATGTTTGTTGCTTGTTTCTTATTTTGAACCTCTGTATGACAGGGCATTCTCAATTAAAGGGCAAGAAAGTATTCTGCTGAGACGTCCTCCTGTGCTGCGGACACCCTCATCTCAGAATGGTTTGTCTGAGCTACCATCTGATCCAGTTTCTAGGGGAAAATCTTCTTCTAGTGGCATGCCTGATGGTATGTTGATATTTAAATACATTTTTCCACTAGTGTCTTTGTGTGGTTATTTGTACACGAAAAAAGTTCGGTGCTCGGTTTATCTTCTTCTAAGCACCACACTTTTTTCTCTTTACATTATATTGTTCTTTTCCTCTCTATCCTTTATATGTTTCCTGTTGGTTGGTGACAAAAGGAAAGATGAAGTTGAATGGAGTGCTAGACTTGTAATAATGATATCGGTTTCATTTTCAGGGGTTTCCCAAGATTCATTGAGCAATCCAACAAACCAAGCTCCAGATTTACCAGCCTCTTCCAAGAGGGACATGCGCTTCCGCCGATCTTCATCCGGCAGTGAGGCAGATGTATCAGAAGCATCCTTCATGGACATGCTAAAGAGTACAGCGAAGAAGGCTGCTCCGTCAGATGCCCATTCTACATCTGAATCATCCGATGTAACACAAGGGCGAAGTGGGAAAAGGAAGGCAAAGAAAGGAAGGCAAATAGACCCCGCTCTCCTCGGCTTCAAAGTCACCAGCAATCGCATCATGATGGGTGAAATACAACGAGCAGATGACTAGTAGTTTAGAACCAACAaccatttttttgttttgttttgtttttcctttgTATTATTATCCTTTTTTATATATAGGTTTATAGGTTTTCAGTGTAAAGCATTTTTTTTGTCATGgaaattctttattttttttctttcccctTTGCCATCTTAGTGAATGGTAAGAATAGGAGGGGTTGTATTGGCAAAATTACCTGTCTATAATGATAGTCAATAGAGTTAGTTGTACACAAGTCACAAGGGTCATTGTCGTTCCTCTGCTCTTTATTTTCTTCATTACTAATTTATTCTCACGTGGAAGGGACTAACTAACAAATAAACGCTCAACGATCCTTACTATTCTTCCTTTTCATTTTCTCTAATAACATTTTAAGCAACACGCTCAACTCGGTTATATTGATTACAATAGCACATGCTTTAGATCAAAGTGTTGAAACTTGACATACGATTGGTTATAAAGAGAAGAGAATACATGAAAAATATGCATAATAATGTAGTAGCGATATGACCCAGCTGCTCTTTAATTGTTGGGCTTTCTTAAGCTGTGATGTGTTCAGCAACCTTATAAAATATAGAGGAACTTATGAGCAAATTACATTATATATTcactttataaaatttattttaatttttaactctatttttatatttttttttaagatatactCACTTTTATAGATAATGTTCTTATTATATTTCGTAAGAACTATTTGAAATGGATTAATGTTAGGAAGGAAAAGATAATTTTAATGATTACTATGTTTGTTAtgaagttttaaattttttaagtcTTTTAATACTTTTACGGTAGTATTCCAACTACTTTGAAAATGTATAATATTGACCGGTAGGATTCAAATATTCTCTCAATTATATTGACGTAAGattaagatttttattaaataaaaaatccaaTAATAAATCTGAATAAAACAGAATAcgattgtaaaaaaaattatatagtgCTCTTTCTTCCGTCATTATGATTATCCATCATCTTTTTCTCTTTGCTCCTTCGAACAATAATTAAATACTACAATTCTCTTTCGAAATTTGACATTGCACCGCTCCCTCATTCTAGCTTTGGTCGTTTGTTGTTGTAGTTTGGATTATGTTCATCATTTGGAATAAGTTAGTGAGTTCTAAAGTGTTAGCTCTCTTAAAAATATATTGtgcatatatatgtattttttttttttttatatatgaatcAAAATTATTAGCTTTCAAATCgttgttttttttatgttattatatgATATCAATTATCTGAATTcaatccttcaaaaaaaaattatctgaattcaatcaaaaattgttttcaaaaagagggttttggaaacaaaaatttgaattttgtatgtgaaaaattgtttttaaaaatgtgATTGGTTATAGTGTAATTTTGTGTTTATAAGTTTTAAAAAGTTGGATTTGTGGTTGGTTGggaatctcaaaataataataaaaaaagagaatacttgaagagtttttaaattcaatgatttgaaaatatagaaaacataaaattgttgttttcattttttagcttaaaacttaaaatcttattcaaatttagttttttaaaacACCAAACCAATCAAGTATTTTTATGTGGAccctattttcaaaaatataaaattgttttcaaatCTCAAACCAATCAAAAAAGCAAGATATAAAGAAATATAACAACCACTCAACCAGTCCCAAAGTAAGAAACTAACTTCAACATCACTACTAAATAAGCTAATCTACTGGTACTAGACTTGATGTCTCAAAAGTCATATTTACTTCTATGAGGAGTTGGGTCCCCGCTTCTTTCCAAATCCAACAACGACGGTGAGGAATCTCCTGTTGTACTGCATACGCTTGTGAGCGCGGCCTTTGAGCTTCTTCTTCTTGTCTTGCTTAGCAATCTTTGGGGTCTGACCCCAGACCTTTCCAGCACGTGCTAACAAACTGTGAACATTATCCATATAGATTCATATATATGAATTAGAATTGTATgcgtatatatttttaaatggtcttttttttttcagttttaaccataaaaaataataatattacaaaaaaaaaatttcaggtggccaaataaataaatatatagcctaaataaatttttttttacacaaataccacttatacACACCTTCAACCAAGGATCCATGCTTCCTGGGCAACCATCGCACAACCATGCAGTAACCCAACACAACCGAAACAAAAATTCAACCAGAA from Cannabis sativa cultivar Pink pepper isolate KNU-18-1 chromosome 4, ASM2916894v1, whole genome shotgun sequence carries:
- the LOC115714601 gene encoding uncharacterized protein LOC115714601, encoding MADGKFDLPDVILPSNSKPSDQSWTNRVETSGENGEEKVVTGLLDESKDLLVSESSIPLSPQWLYAKPAESKMELRPSSSLGNSTESNQKDGWRLEGLEDKKDRRRVNTDGESSRRWREEERETSLLGRRDRRKVERRDNTSMRETTDNRALPTSERWNDGRNPVHETRRDSKWSSRWGPEDKDKEPRNEKRTDVEKEDTHSESQTTVGSNRSTTERDSDSRDKWRPRHRMEVHPSGSATYRAAPGFGLERGKGEGSNLGFARGRGRPNGSGTSSSIGTESVPGKPRYSAGRFCYPRGKLLDLYRQNRLDPSFVSMTNEMEDLPPITEEGLVEPLAFAAPDAAEEATLSSIWKGKITSSGVVYNSYKNGRSTENMTGVGDIESVDGAENILPSALVEEANNTMQDVANGDSTLVDGGIGTGSDVDIGGGYHGAFQHDVNINRQKLDSSFTSHSFVDKIGSADSNVSSKLSNNQGSQHILPFTEDNHNGNTINVANGLDKDVLPEDLCLCYLDPQGMTQGPYLGVDIISWFEQGFFGTDLPVRLADAPEGTPFQDLGEVMPHLKAWDGQEYTFNKNVELEESGAFGVTLGKLPSAPASGITESSIGNESSPPLADFNSLPDELVQLRISEAEDPKLPHFKGQTFHSFDGRDEEILFPGRPMNTGYPTAKSSVNPHDPLESSGVHIPPFPEFTEPGLRNQTETKLHPLGLLWSELEGAQTSYAQSSSVSSSMGRTSSFGGMADPGLVADSWSDVYGKNQPSDTNLYQDMMTAHNLSRMEHEPSNLDLADQLMSQQLQQQKLQQRNVLPNFSQLNDSVLEHLQNQNLIHPQQLANLSASELDHIMKTLQLQQHRQLQLQQQQQQQYQMQQQQFHQKQKLLQEQQTHARQLILEQFLHNQMHEPGFGQPHLDPVRANNVLDQVFLEQHLLNQLQQQSHHTPRHVDPTLEQLFQAKFGQTSQQEHQRYLFDALSRAQHEQRQSLEQQMLQQELQARQMSMGLRQRTSMEEERHVNSVWPADESNQFFRAHAGSHRAHSSGFSPLDIYQRQQRATHEEQVNHLERNLSVQERLQQGIFEPGSLPFERSMSYPQGASGMNLDVVNAMAHAHGLDMHESSARMKSSNQVGPFPSSVHGVGPQHPLVPNQFQVPHMDGTENRWSEKNEQLENDFVDSRFQQSYISAERHNRESEVKMTSEDSSLWMSNDEKSKRLLMDLLNQKSGNYITEDAGKETSFERKVLGNQYARSSSSELSFTSPPDREAKLNSSFGVGIYGSSRSEPAQEESTDSGVSSLHKQQLELRGLKSEGMMKGREFEPPQRMVEQAGLEALDHERSMNATSRHSSLGVTVGSAGTYDNKFGPSNAFLDDAAKDRAFSIKGQESILLRRPPVLRTPSSQNGLSELPSDPVSRGKSSSSGMPDGVSQDSLSNPTNQAPDLPASSKRDMRFRRSSSGSEADVSEASFMDMLKSTAKKAAPSDAHSTSESSDVTQGRSGKRKAKKGRQIDPALLGFKVTSNRIMMGEIQRADD